GAATTTTAGTCCAAGGAAGCATTGTTGAAGCAGTCTTGTTTAATACATGCAAACTATTAATCCCAATCCCCTTTCATTCACAGCAATTGACACTGGAGATCACAGACAGCTTGGATTTCTTCTCATTCCTACCATCACTCACTTCAACAAGTGACACAGATGCCCCACTCCTACCATCATTCTCTGTTCCTGCTAAATCTCCTGGCTTCTCATCTCTTCGCTATAAAACAGAGCTATGTACAAGATATGCAGAAAGTGGGTTCTGTGCATATAAAAATCGGTGCCAGTTTGCCCATGGTTTAAGTGAGCTTCGTCCTCCAATCCAGCATCCAAAGTACAAGACAGAGCTATGTCGTTCCTTTCATATCCTTGGAACATGCAACTATGGATTACGTTGCCTCTTTATTCATAGCCCTCATGAAAGGAGAGAGCCTCCAGTCTCCCCTGACACTCTTCGTCTCCCAACGCGTCGTCATGCAGTGCCTTACAACAAAGAACGCTGTCGCCTTTGGCGGTCTCCTGGAGGATGCCCTTATGGATCCTGTTGCCACTTCCAGCACCCGAAGGGGGCTCAGGAGCCTTGCCGTCATTTCACTGCTCTCGGAGACTGTCCATATGGTGCCCGTTGTCACTTCTCTCATAGCCCACCTCAAGACCGTTGGAGCATAGGAACCAAAAATGGAAGAGGATCTCTTTCCCCTTCAGATCCAGGTAGTGACCCTGGAACACCTGTTCCTACAGACGCCCCTGCTAATAATGCCTTCAATTTCTCAAGTTGCCTTCTGCCGCTTGCCTTGCGTCTGCAAATCCTTGGTGAAGAGGAAGATTTTGCCAGTGATCAAACTCTTACAGATCCAAATTATCGGGGACTGCTGTCAGACTAGTATCACTTCATGGTGTACTATGAATTCTTTAATGATTCTGACCACTCTTCTCTATCGTGCAAAGCTTCTAATTGTTGGACAAGAAGAGAATTTaacttattttaactttttttttttattgctatttcTTAACTTATTCTTAAACCCAGAGCTggtgttattttattaatggaaaTGTAGTTTCATGGATTGCTATTATGGAACAAGATATTTTCATGTCGctaattaaaattgattttatgATAAGTGTTCTGTGACTACTTCTAATCTTGAGTTTGTAAGGCTGTAGTGACTTCATAGAATGAGCTGCTTAACGCAATACAATTGGAGGGTAATGGCAGGCTTCCCCTTGTGGTCTCTGGCAGTGCTGATCAGGGGGTACAGCTCCTCTTTTGGGTGGGAGAATTTTGTGCATGATGGCAGTAAGCCAGCTGAGGCTCCCAAGAGTATTTTGCTTTATCAGTTGAGCCCTAGGGCCATGGTCAGGGAAGAATTGTTCATGGGCTTCATGCAGTTGGTCTGAGTTATAGCTAAAGGACAGGGTAAGGGAGCTGTCAGGAGGGTTTCAGGTTAAACAGTAGCTAAATATACTATAAACTGCAGCAGTGGCCCATTCCATC
The nucleotide sequence above comes from Spea bombifrons isolate aSpeBom1 chromosome 10, aSpeBom1.2.pri, whole genome shotgun sequence. Encoded proteins:
- the LOC128467399 gene encoding mRNA decay activator protein ZFP36L2-like; amino-acid sequence: MAVKGEKQLTLEITDSLDFFSFLPSLTSTSDTDAPLLPSFSVPAKSPGFSSLRYKTELCTRYAESGFCAYKNRCQFAHGLSELRPPIQHPKYKTELCRSFHILGTCNYGLRCLFIHSPHERREPPVSPDTLRLPTRRHAVPYNKERCRLWRSPGGCPYGSCCHFQHPKGAQEPCRHFTALGDCPYGARCHFSHSPPQDRWSIGTKNGRGSLSPSDPGSDPGTPVPTDAPANNAFNFSSCLLPLALRLQILGEEEDFASDQTLTDPNYRGLLSD